In Nyctibius grandis isolate bNycGra1 chromosome 13, bNycGra1.pri, whole genome shotgun sequence, the sequence aaacacaacaaaatacAAAGGTCGGGCACTTCAATACTGCAGCATCTCTGTATCTCTGTCCCGTAGCCAAAGGGAACAGTTGCTGCAAAATACTACAAGTCATCGATGAAGAAAGGAACTGATGGATTTCCAAGCTAAGCCTTTAGGTCAAGACTGGATACTgcccagaaaatattttaatccagATGCCTTCAATCACAGAAGACGGTCAAGCCACACAGATTATTCCTGTGGCAAAGAACGTGGTTGCCAGCAACGCTTCTGACAGGTGGAGCCTCCGCACGtgcacagggctggcagcctgCGCAGGCACGGCAGGTCTGATGCTTCCCTAAAGCACCAGATCTACCACAGGTACACAGAGCAACTACACACACCGTTTAATGCCTCTGGCACAGCTCTCCCCCGCCACGCCAGATGAGGAGGATATGAGCAAGCCATCATCTAGGCATTTGATGCAATGCACTCACGGTAAACATCTTTCCCAATAGCTCCTCAGCCAGGTGGGAAGCAGGGCACGGGCCGTATTAGCCATTCCAGATGCAAAATCTTGTTCTTGGTTACCATGTACCAGATGACAGGGGCAGAACAAACAGTTCCCCTTACAAATTGTGTCAAGTATGGGTGGTCACCACTAAAATAATCCGGTTCGCTAGCAAATGTCCTTCAGGAGGGGACTATAAGAAGCAAACAACTTGCAAATGCATTAACCTGCTGGACTGCCATACAACATCTTCCCACAAAGTTGCTGACATTAAAATTAAGTAGGCAAGCTGAAGAGCTTGAGGCAGACACTGTGCAGGATCAAAAACTCAGAAGGGTGATTTCTGCATGCCAAGGGAAATCTTTATAGTGAGCAGAGATGTGAGAATCTAAGAAAAAAGTCCTCCTCATTCCCCACAGCACAGCTTCAACTGAACTCCTCTTCGCACACTTACCCTCCCCATCCTGCCACAACCTTCCTGCACACACTTGAACTTCCGCTCAAACACTTTCCTACTAGTAGAAAAATAGCAGTGAGTAGTGTGAACCTTGACCCCTTTCGCACTGGTGGACGGCCCTTTTCCACTTCCACGATGGAAGGCAGGACATGGTGTTGTTTCCACTGATCACAGAGGCATAGGGCTGAAATTTATGAAacagatataataaaataagaaaaccaatatcaatactaatacaaaagacacaaagttatactcagcctgTAGAGTGGTGGCAAGACCCTCCAGGAATCACAGCCATTGAGGAGAAAGAGGtagaggagaggaaagcaaagagccCCCTATCCccacaagctttcccatttatagtgatCCTGACATAAATATTACAGAACACACCtatgggccagcctggggcagctgccctggctttcactgctgatggccttggtCACCATATaacggctggccacaaactgaaacaacatggaacagaaaagggattctataattttaccccacaaaaccaggacagtaagaaatacaggaaaaaaggctattcagttttccttctccctAAGTAAGTGGGTAAAATGCTTTTACAACTCTTCCTGCATCCCCTTACAATTTATTTCTATTGCCACTTCTAAAAAACCTGCCTTTAATCAACTGCAGTGTTCCATAACTTTACTCATCAAACTGAGTTTCAAGAACAGTGTCTGAATGACACTTTGTATAAGTGACAATTTTTGTCTTGGGCAGCAATTTGCTAATTTTGTATCAGCTTCCACACCTCCAGGATAAGTTTTACATTCCTTCCACACCTATAGTTTGAGAGCCACCACACTGGTAGAAGCAAGGGGAAAGGGCATGCCCTGCAGAACATATCCTGTGAAGAAGGGAAGGGGTGGCTTAGAGAGCAACTCTATGTGAAGTGAAATTACAGGCAGAAGAAAGCTCTTCAAGGAAGACAGTAATAGAATAAAATGTTGGCAGATAAATGGAAGCCGACAAGAGAAGAGGAAGCCGGTGACTGGAAAGATTTGCTGAGCCTGTTCTCACCAAGAAGTTGCTGGACAGATTCAGTATCTTCCAGCTATCTTTTGACTCCATGAGTCACTCTCTCCAACCCAGCAGCTCCCTAGCAATACCCTCGACCAACACCCCATATCCTGTGCTTTAGGAACCACAATCAGAGAGATGAAAACGCCAACTATTTTATCCACGTATGGGCTGTGCCAGAGTCCACAACCTTTCAAAACAGGCATTTTGTCTCATTCCTAGTAACTGCTCCAAATTTCCTTCCCTTCAAGCCCTGCCGTGGTCCTCATCTCAGCATCAAAAAGTTACAAAAACCCGGAGGTGTCACAAGCAGGTTTTGTTCAAAAGACAACACACCAGAACCCCTTGTCCAAGTGATTCAGCcacctgctttttctttgatCGTGCCCAGTTTCATTGTTCGAAGACCTGCAAGGAATGTGAGTCATTCTTCGGTGAGGATACCTGCTTATAGGTCTTTCATCCTCCCtgtaattaatgtaatttaaaaaaaaatatttctagaatTCACATACACATACAAATTTTAGACTACTACTCTTCGAACATATATTTTGGTCTACAGACAAAACTTCCAAAAGGATTCCAGGCAGAAAGCTGCAACATACATTCACTGAAAAATGCCAGTTctcattcaggtttttttgccGTACAGGATGAAGCTCAGCTTCAAAGACAACATCGTATCTTTGTGAGCTACCCAGTTATCGATAAGACTGCCTGCAAATCTTTTGAATGCCAGAAGTCATGCTGCCTCTGAACGCTTAGCAGGAGCAATTTATTCACCAACCTAGAATTTTACACATAATACTGAACAACTTTTTCAAAGTTGCTTCCCCAACTGCACAAACCTAATCAGCTCACAAggctgctgaaagcagcagttCTGCCATCTGTCTGCTTATTCCCACCTCACACTTGTGCAGGCATGAGTGTTTGTGAAGCCACGCAACGATCTAGAGGGAACCAGTCTCTGAAAActaaccagggaaaaaaaataaaattacaattaGATCATTTCTCAATCTGTATGACCGTGCATGCTGGCACAAGCAtgggaagaagcagaaattaTATCACTAATTTTAATGGCGGTGCCATTTTCAGAAGTCCATTGACGCAGCAACTTTTCACCAGGTCTAGCAACTAAATCTGAAGAACACTTAAGCGCACatgaattttagaaaaatacaaatcatTTTACTTAATTTGCTATGGTGTTCTTGTTAAAGTAAGAAGTGAGAGAAGAAAGGCGAAGTGATCTACTGCTAACTAAGAGGAATCAAAGTGCTTactggaaaacatttcagtggCGAGATCTTCacccctgcctcagtttcctccactaataaaacagaaacagtagCACTAACCTGTTCAACAAAACATTCTGCAATACAATTAAAAACCATAATAACAACAAGGTAATATTGTTagagagacacagagagaaTACAACTCTCCCACAGCAATGAAAGAGTGAAATGGCACAAAGCTGATGCCATAACCTATAGTGGTCTGGGATGGAGAACAAACACAGGacaacacaaagcaaaatgGCTACTCAGAGCAGCAGTTCCTAAACAGTTGGTATCTACAAAGGGACAGACACGGATTTACAAAACACCTGGGTAAAGAAACTCACAGTGGAGTCGCCCTGCCCTCCTTTCACTATTGGTACTCTGATGTAACCACACAGGAGTTACGAAGAGCATATAGGGAAGACTTGCTGGGGTGGCAGGTTAGGTAGGAATCCACAGAGCTGGGTTGTCATGACAGCAGCTGAAAGTATGCAAGAGATGTATAGATCCTGGGTGTTAGCACAGAAAGGACTCCAAATAAGATCATTAATACActacattattttaaacacCGAGAAGCATACACTACATCTCATTAATGAAACACGGACTGCATGATAACCATCTGCATTGGTGAGGGTGCAGGAGGGTCtaggacacacacaaaaaatatgtaTTGTTAAGTACCAGCAAAGTACGGGTTCTCACAGATTCGACAGTCATACTACACATAAGAGGAAACAAGTGTCGTGCACTCTGGAGGACCCACGCACTCGAGTCTCAGCTGAAGCTTGGAAACTCACCACCTGAGCTCCATcccatttaaaagcaaagtaaaacagTAGAAACTTAATTTCAACAACCCCTTATGTTAACTTTGCAATCAAACACACTTAGAGCATGCAGCGACTCGGTAACTCATCCCAGCTGAGAGGAAGTAACTTCCTGTCAGAGAGGAGTTACTCCCTGAAGCGTCTGAACTCCATCTGCAACAGCACACCCGGTTCCCCAGCGCAGGCAGGCTGCAGGTGCTGACATGCTGGGCCACGCTGTCCTGGTGGGTCACTTCCGAAGACGGGAGGGCACGAGgttcaagaaaaacattgaacAAGAGCAGCCAGGGATGGGAACGAAGCGCGCCCTTGGTGGACACTCTTGCAAGGAGGCTTGGAAGGCAGAGGAGGGTGGGAGTAACAGGTGTTTATACGATCTGTTCAAAACTCTGGGAATTTGATGTGGTGGATTACTCAGGGACTCAGGATGTCTAACATCGGGTGATCTTCAGGGGTCGTTATAAAGCAAGGGCTCTGCACAGTCTGAGACCAAAGCAGCGTTATGAGTGCCTGGCACAGGGAACGTACTGGCACACCAGTGCTCACAAATCTGGGATTCACACGACAGGTCTCTTACGCTGGGTACTCACCATCCAGCACTGGTGAAGCAGAGGCCCGTACTCATGCAGAACACATGGCCAGAGAGAGGCTGCCCAGTGAAGGAGTCCCAGTAAGGAATACTGGTGACAGGAGCATGGAGCGGGCTACCAAACACGAACCAGGAGCGAGGAGGGGGCACTGGCCACAGGGCTTCGCATGAAGCGCCCGCAGTTGGACGCTGCCGCGAAGCCAGGGCCCCGTGGAGCCCACGCCGGGGCACGGAGCCCGGCACGACGCTCGCACAGAGGCGAGTTGCGCGGAGCAGGGCGCTGCCCGGGCAGGCACAGCCCGGCCGGAGGTGTCAGGGAACGGGGCGGAGATGCCACCAGCGAGTCCCGTGCACGACGGGCCGAGAGGGGCCCGGCAGGGTTAACTGTGCGCCCGGCCGACCGGGGCACGCCGCCGGGCAGCGCGGCGCGGGGCGCTCCCGGAGGCGAGCGGGGCGCGGGAGGGCAGCGCGGCCCCCCGGGGAGCCCGGCCGGCGCCCGCacggccgcggggcgggggcgcccGCGGGCCAGGCCCCGGGACAGGCGGGCCGCACGGGGCCAAGCGAGGAcaggggccgggcggcggcggcggggaaggTGCCGGGCGCGGAGGCGGGTGCCGGCAGCGCGGCCGGCCGGGGGAGCCGGGCGGGACGGGCGCGCACGAGGCGCCCACgagggcgggcgcggggcggcgggccggggcaCGGCGGCGATACTCACTAGGGGTCGTTGGTGAAGCGGGGGCTCCGCGGGGGCTGGTAGCCGTACAGGTGACAGTAGAGCACATcgaagcagaagcagcacatctCGGCCGACACCACCATCTTCCTGCAGCCGGGCCCGCCGGAGCCGGCGCCGGGGGAGGGGAGCAGCGAGGCGGCCGGCGGGGAGAGGCCGGCGGGGCCCCCGCCGCAGCtgggcggcagcggcggggagaGGGCGCAGCCGGCGGcgccccccaccagccccccgaGGCCGTTTAGGCGGGGGCCCCCCGGCGGGGGCAGCGCCCCCGGctcgccccccgccgccgccgccccgccgcagtgggagccgctgccgccgcctcccggGCCGGCCGAGCCCGAGGGAGGGGAACTGGAGAGTTTCTGCTTCTTCACCCCGCAGCAACCCGCCGCCATCTTGGAGCCGTCTCCCCCCACGCAGCGCTTCCGACCCATGGCGGGGGGGCCGGCCGACCGGCCGGGGGACGTGCGGCGGCCCGCTCCGCCTCCTGCCGGGCCCGCTCCGCCTGCAACGGGGAGGGAGCGGGAGGGAGGCGGCGGGAAAGGGGGAAGAATGaatgaggagcaggagggacaggaagatggaggggggggagagacagagagagctGCGTTAGAGCGACCCGGTGAGTGGCCCCGGCTGACAGGGCCGGGGCTGAGGGGGCACCGCGGCCCGCAGGTGCGGCGGGGCCCGGTggcctttcccctcccctcacaCGCCGAGCCACCCCCTCTCGCCTTCCCCCCgtgctttttctcctccttctgccAGGGAAGTGGAGCAACTCCACCCCGcgtgctaaaaaaaaaataaataaaataaaaataagcccACAAACCCGAGCTCCGCAGGAGCCGCACGGCAGAAGCAAAGCCCTTGAGATGGTTAAAAACGCCCCGCTAAATAATTCAAGTGACCTGAGATGCCTTTTTcttgggaagagaagggagggggggaaaaagcgAGAGGCTGTGTTGGAGAGTGCTTGGGTGTACCTATTAAACATGCAGCCGTGATGGCTAAAAGCCACAggctttatatatttatatatatttaattacagCTTTGGCAGCTACTTCACATCCAAGAAGCAGCGGCTCAGAGCATAGGCCCTCTGCTACAGGGCAAGTGGCCGTCACCCTGAGAGACCACAGCCCTCGGCCGGCAGCCCAGGCTTCCTCATGATGAGACCTCCAGGGAAGGGAAGTCCAGAGGTAAAAGGATGTGAGTTTTGCAGTGCTCTAGACATCTAAAATTGAGCTTACCAAGCTAccggggtgggaggggaaatgtgttttatattagCCTCACATATAGATATATCTGAATTTATGGAGAGACTTGGAAATGGCCATCAAGTGCTTCaaaagctctgtgtgtgtatatttagaaaataacacCTCACCCATCAGTATTTTGCAGCCGTCTCTGGCATGGGATGTAACAGCTGTTTAACATAGAATAGCAACACTACAATATCAAGGAAGACAAGGGAGTGAGGACTGCCACATACAGTTAAAATAATACGGCAAGTTTCGAGAGACAGACGGTCATTATCTGAGCTAAAATGCAGTCTACAGAAAGTTTTCACAGTTGCAAACTACTTAGAGAGTCAGTTTTACATTTCTTGTTGGACATGGTTTCTTCAGCATCCTCATGGTCTTAATTTTGTCTGGATCTTGAGTTATCAGGGATTTGAAGAGAAAATCCCCAGTTACTAGAGCTCTAATACTAATGGGTTAAAAAGCCATTGAGGGTTTCTCTCCAAATACTGGCCTAAACTTCTCTTGCTTTGACTGTGAATCATAGCCTGAGGTGAAACAGCTGCAGGGAATAACAGCAAACAGAAAGGAGAACTAGAGGGTGTAAAGcagtcttttccatttttaaatttatgtttgGAGCTGAAGAATACTTGGGAAGAGAACCCAGTTCCCCTCAAACAACTTTcaagtttctttcaaaacaaaggcAGTGTTTTCCACTTATGGGattcatttgtttaaaatcagCAGTGACACCTTCTGTTGCTTTTGGGAAAATAGTTTCTCCAGGTATTTAATTCTGGCTTTTTCTAATCTTTTTTACCATCGCACATTATTTAACAccaacatttctaaaaatataaagtaattGCAAAAGCTTATGGTACAGACACAAATATAAATCATTCACTCCCCTGGGACAGATATTTGTAAGGTTCAGTGTAAGAAGCCTCAAAGCTAGGACTGATGATAGCCTTACACAGTATCAAGACTACTGATAGTGCACAGTGATCACTTTTTGATTAAATATTGTATTGCAAAGGTCCCTGAATGAAAGggtaaattaaatatattacttattcattaaaaacaccttcctttTTCCACCTCTGCAGATGTTCTTTGCTGTATTTGCCTATGGCTGTGCTTCTGTTTTACCTCAGTGCAATGTGATGTATACCAAATCTCTCTTTTGTAGGACAACAGCAAATATATGAACACAACTGTGGAAATTATTGGTTAGTGGAATCAGGAAGACACAGTTGTattatcaaatatttttgtcagtaTCTTGGAGAGAACTGCAGACTCCCAAAAGATTTTTCATAGCTCAATGGAAAATTTCCATTTAGAAAAGTTTATTATTTGGATAAGACAGCTTCAGTTAACTGCAACATCTGTTTCATTGGCCCTTTGCTTCAGTTAAGTCTCAAGGACCTTTACATTTCGTATTACAAGGAACCCTGAACGTGTTCAGTTCCTTCATGTATATAGTACTTCTATATTTTGCTAACTTTAGCAGATTTTCTCCTATTGGTTGATGACTATCCTGTGCCTCATATGCAGTCAAATGTACTGAGTGAATTCAGTATAAAAAACAAACTCCTAGCAGTACGAAGGGAGTCAGTGTGGTAGTGCAATTAGATCAGTTTAATTTAGGTGTGATGTAGCTCTCCTTTATGACTCCAGCTGTTTAGCACTATTGCTCACCTCATGTTCTAAAGCCCCAGTGATTTTAGAATTGCCACTTGTAACAAGTGAGagattgaaattaattttttaattaaaaatcacaaCCCATGATTCTTAAAAAGAGCTGTTAGATAATTTATGataagaaaaatagaatttttcgAAAGTGATCCAAAGCTGCTCTGAAGGATTGCCcttcttaaacagaaaaatcagaatggCTGGGGGAAATGCTGTCCTAACCGACATGATCCAATTCCTTTTGAATCCGAGGTAAAATTTGCACTGACTCTAGAAGTCAGATTGTTCTCAAATAGGCCAAAAGATGATCTATGCTCTCAGCATTTTACAGTCTCATTACAAGACAAGAACAACCAGAACAAGGAAACAATGAGCCAAAATTGGCCTGCATCAGTAAGCAGGAGCGATATAATCCTGGCCTTATTAGTATCAATTCTTTTAATAGGCACTGTGACAGGTGAGGGATTTAAAAGGGTACTTAAAATAGCATGTTTAGACTGTGGTTCCATGTGCGTTTCTGCAGTAGTAGTAATGTTGGTTTAAGCAGCTCTACCTCAGCTAATTGTTCTCTTTCCTGTCCCACCCATTCTGTTGTGTTCATTCAGCTGTTTGTGCAGATGTGAGGCAGAAGATCAAGCTATAAAACAATTATTCTTTTCCCTCGattatttttcagctaaatCATTTCTCCAGTCCGATTTATCAGAGGGCTGCACAAAAATCTATGTTGGCCTATTGGAGTGGCTATACAAAATTGCGGATTAATAGCCTTGGG encodes:
- the AMMECR1 gene encoding nuclear protein AMMECR1 isoform X2; this encodes MGRKRCVGGDGSKMAAGCCGVKKQKLSSSPPSGSAGPGGGGSGSHCGGAAAAGGEPGALPPPGGPRLNGLGGLVGGAAGCALSPPLPPSCGGGPAGLSPPAASLLPSPGAGSGGPGCRKMVVSAEMCCFCFDVLYCHLYGYQPPRSPRFTNDPYALKDSRFPPMTRDELPRLFCSVSLLTNFEDVCDYMDWEVGVHGIRIEFINEKGSKRTATYLPEVAKEQGWDHIQTIDSLLRKGGYKAPITNEFRKTIKLTRYRSEKMTMSYTEYLAHRQHHHFQNGIGHPLPPYNHYS